A region from the Brassica napus cultivar Da-Ae chromosome C8, Da-Ae, whole genome shotgun sequence genome encodes:
- the LOC106430344 gene encoding uncharacterized protein LOC106430344 isoform X2: MDYDDSDFQNHNLHLAGEANTKFPPVSLPRFDFDERFDSLVETEGFLGIEGNEDSNWIEDFSRGSSGVVFSSAATESCAISRHTNVWSEATSSESVEMLLNSVGQEDQVIVREKDNSIKTSDELGCTMDQLEPGQTNLETILSKEETPINPSVDDTPGDSSSVCKTDAGQEQVPLKDDSPTLVQEESEDNAILASNTAAVPVEVVDTACHDKIGTETTDSLLDQTVAENNAVLAHVSSAGLDSIGTETTDSVHNQTVTEEASMEENSVVLPSDTGTVEAVDTGGHGKIRTETTYSLLDQTQDEANTESRMEIDCSHGTVQTGVSASGELNNQTTLLPEVFNDENDISDHTAKSDLKDMELSDVTVLERGDQALSALEVAEPDVSGTQCQDLPVSSANTSATVEASLELTGVLPNITSSEHESTFQTETHTEILRVETSESVNVSQMDSMVECTDGDVSNKGDNKEGSARISYLKQSMELAVNANDRDQDAKSSQVLSESFVSESVRYVSRDSASKLLESNSQSDTIPKENPGTMIDIKECKAFPLKPEESQHLSQDGASAVSLTSSVDLHMVTTSSEANEQVNFSVTEKVLSGEPENCQTVSPVEASNSGIHIAQQPSKHTEDTQQSTQFFDGCPTSEGAKDAVDADAAGQVLPQQCEETILEKNLTEVVDVPETRSILDKDALNENPKASSLANLRSEAVADCQEEDKTAASGRIMTSATSVSYPADPDAKSSQVLSESVVSESVGYVIRDSASKLVESNSQSDTIPIDKSGTMIDGKECEAFPLKPEESQHLSQDGAPAVSLTSSVDLHMVTTSSEANEQVNFSVTGKVSSAEPENCQTVPPVEASNSGGPIVQQPRKQTEDTHQSTQFVEGCPASEGPKDAVDADAAGQVLPQQCEGRILEENLAEVVNVPEFQSVLDNDAINENPSASPLAMTAAGGIMTAATPVSHPTGGVIEIGVSCASTSSEPFVKSHVAGTENAATNLGSPVISSPARKMTELQLNKTEDQNTLSLMATESPVLNRNPTFSSGLNLTSDPRKAVEISETTLVSPIVVGSPSKSSLEKTAAKSSKRKSERKPRRTPKSAGKETSRKGNSVKGAAPFQHFQSAGKANAVNQNSGSSTQITHSTEKQQSLQTPVLNSFGTLSAPTTSLPDMNSTAPSSIFRRPFTDSQQVQLRAQIFVYGGLIQGTAPDEAYMISAFGGADGGRGTWEKAWRACAVRAQRMRVSSPETPLQSRAGKTETPSMSHTSSKASSATKPIIPLSSPLWSLSTPLETLQSRSIQRGSAAAPLPSSSHAHQAASVTNIGHNTAWMSPLPYPNPWLASPQTSGFDVGSRFPVFPITESVKLTPTKESSLPYSGGKHVLSGTSGNIFKGTQTLEPASTVVAPAQHSTGTKSRKRKKMPVSVESDPSILNSLQQTEVVVSPLVSISTPVPITAAPGSLTSNAGTLPSVDSISAVPMNLVSTFPGKKMKSSLQSPIFGGNLVSEVKQRSVLPADTIDKLNEAKMHAEDASALATAAVSHSEYVWKQIEQQRHAGLQPETQGRLASAAVAIAAAAAVAKAAAAAANVAANAAFQAKLMAEEASLPSVSYQGNELHKSNDVLTQGQGTPASVLKGEGAVVSSSPFLSAAREAAKKRVEAATAATKRAENVESIVKAAELASEAVSQAGILVSMGHPPSLNKLVEVGPSNYWRQAQESEKVQPCKVGVLEKETETTSDRGFASPSTAHTELDGSARTADGLGLGLGLGLGLVSATGKKTNGQKGHISADVAKHTAGVFEPEVGSKSSIDTQTESEQIMRKANDECIKEGSHVEVFKEGPELRTAWYSANVLSLEDGKAYVLFSDLSVEQGTDKLKEWVALKGEGDEAPKIRTARSITALPYEGTRKRRRAAIGDPVWKLGDRVDSWVHDSWLEGVITEKNKNDENTVTVHFPAQGETLTIKAWNLRPSLVWKDGRWIECSTSGESISSSHEGDTPKEKRPRLGAPAPVAEGKDTKMETAVDPDLGKPPQTGVLDLGVSETTFNIGRKEGNPGPLRMKRTGLQTQGAKVIYGVPKPGKTRKFMDVSKHYVSEASNQTRKQKEPAKAVKPIVPQNPGPGSWRLPSKPREKQTTTTTKPKTFKPAPKTKEKPVAAPRIIPRKDSRNTTSLNMESEDAVGQSGENKGPASTSRDPAKGTGEEQITSSSQGQDSSSSTTTGKGKVAPTAGRLPKIEEAKALDDNSSKASDGMEPRRSVRRIQPTSRLLEGLQTSMMTSKIPSMSHSRSHQSQRKQ; the protein is encoded by the exons ATGGATTATGATGACAGTGACTTTCAAAACCACAATCTCCATTTAGCTGGTGAAGCTAACACTAAGTTTCCTCCGGTGTCTCTTCCAAGGTTTGATTTTGACGAGAGGTTTGATAGTTTAGTCGAAACTGAGGGTTTTCTTGGTATTGAGGGTAACGAAGATAGTAACTGGATTGAGGATTTCTCTCGTGGAAGTAGTGGTGTAGTGTTTAGCTCAGCTGCAACAGAGTCTTGTGCCATTTCTAGGCATACTAATGTTTGGTCTGAGGCTACTTCGTCAGAATCCGTTGAAATGCTTTTGAATTCAGTTGGACAGGAGGACCAAGTCATTgtaagagagaaagataatTCTATCAAGACTTCGGATGAGCTAGGCTGCACAATGGATCAATTGGAGCCTGGTCAGACAAACCTTGAGACTATTCTTTCCAAAGAGGAAACTCCCATCAACCCTTCTGTGGATGATACTCCAGGAGACTCCTCCTCTGTGTGCAAGACAGATGCTGGACAGGAACAGGTCCCGCTGAAAGATGACTCACCAACTCTTGTGCAGGAGGAGTCGGAAGATAATGCCATTTTGGCTTCAAATACAGCGGCTGTGCCTGTAGAGGTTGTGGATACTGCTTGTCATGATAAGATAGGGACTGAGACAACGGATAGTCTTCTTGACCAAACCGTTGCGGAAAATAATGCAGTTTTAGCTCATGTGAGTTCTGCTGGTCTTGATTCGATAGGAACTGAGACGACTGACAGTGTTCATAACCAAACCGTTACGGAAGAGGCATCCATGGAGGAAAACAGTGTCGTTTTACCTTCAGATACCGGGACTGTAGAGGCTGTGGATACTGGTGGTCATGGTAAGATAAGAACTGAGACTACTTATAGTCTTCTTGACCAAACACAAGACGAAGCCAACACAGAATCAAGGATGGAAATTGATTGTAGCCACGGAACTGTACAGACTGGGGTTTCTGCTAGTGGTGAGTTGAATAATCAGACCACTTTGCTTCCAGAGGTTTTCAATGATGAAAATGATATCAGCGACCACACTGCTAAGTCTGATTTGAAGGATATGGAGCTATCTGATGTCACGGTACTAGAAAGAGGGGACCAAGCTCTCTCTGCTCTTGAGGTAGCTGAACCAGACGTTTCAGGGACCCAATGCCAAGATCTTCCTGTCAGCAGTGCGAATACCAGCGCAACTGTTGAAGCATCTTTGGAACTCACTGGGGTATTACCAAATATAACAAGCAGTGAACATGAATCTACTTTTCAGACTGAGACACATACAGAGATACTTCGAGTTGAGACTTCAGAAAGTGTTAATGTTTCACAAATGGACTCAATGGTTGAATGCACAGATGGTGATGTGTCTAATAAGGGTGACAATAAGGAAGGTAGTGCTCGCATATCTTATCTCAAACAAAGCATGGAATTAGCTGTCAATGCCAATGATAGAGATCAGGATGCCAAGAGCTCTCAAGTCTTATCTGAAAGCTTTGTATCCGAGTCTGTTCGTTATGTTTCAAGAGACTCTGCATCCAAGCTGTTGGAGTCAAATTCTCAGTCTGACACCATTCCAAAAGAAAATCCAG GGACTATGATTGACATTAAAGAATGTAAAGCCTTTCCTCTCAAACCTGAAGAATCGCAACATCTAAGCCAAGATGGAGCTTCTGCTGTCAGTCTTACATCTTCAGTAGATTTACATATGGTGACTACATCATCTGAGGCTAATGAGCAAGTCAATTTCTCTGTAACCGAGAAGGTTTTATCTGGCGAACCTGAAAATTGCCAAACTGTTTCACCTGTGGAAGCAAGTAATTCCGGGATTCATATTGCACAACAACCTAGCAAGCATACTGAAGATACTCAGCAAAGTACACAATTTTTCGATGGTTGTCCTACCTCTGAAGGGGCAAAGGATGCAGTAGATGCTGATGCCGCTGGACAAGTTTTGCCTCAGCAGTGCGAGGAaacaattttagaaaaaaatctaacagaAGTTGTAGACGTCCCtg AGACTCGGTCAATTCTGGACAAGGATGCCTTAAATGAAAACCCTAAAGCTAGCTCCTTGGCTAATCTTCGGAGTGAAGCTGTGGCAGATTGCCAGGAAGAGGATAAGACTGCTGCATCCGGTAGGATTATGACATCTGCGACTTCTGTTTCATACCCCGCTG ATCCGGATGCCAAGAGCTCTCAAGTCTTATCTGAAAGCGTTGTGTCTGAGTCTGTTGGTTATGTTATAAGAGACTCCGCATCCAAGCTGGTGGAGTCAAATTCTCAGTCTGACACCATTCCAATAGACAAATCAG GGACAATGATTGACGGTAAAGAATGTGAAGCATTTCCTCTCAAACCTGAAGAATCGCAACATCTAAGCCAAGATGGAGCACCTGCTGTCAGTCTTACATCTTCAGTAGATTTACATATGGTGACCACATCATCTGAGGCTAATGAGCAAGTCAATTTCTCTGTAACCGGGAAGGTTTCATCTGCCGAACCTGAAAATTGTCAAACTGTTCCACCCGTGGAAGCAAGTAATTCAGGGGGTCCTATTGTACAACAACCTAGGAAGCAGACTGAAGATACTCACCAAAGTACACAATTTGTCGAAGGCTGTCCTGCCTCTGAAGGGCCAAAGGATGCAGTAGATGCTGATGCCGCTGGACAAGTTTTGCCTCAGCAGTGTGAGGGAAGAATTTTAGAAGAAAATCTAGCAGAAGTTGTAAACGTCCctg AGTTTCAGTCAGTTCTGGACAACGATGCCATAAATGAAAACCCTAGCGCTAGCCCCTTGGCTATGACTGCTGCCGGTGGGATTATGACAGCTGCGACTCCTGTTTCACACCCCACAG GTGGTGTAATTGAAATAGGAGTGTCCTGTGCTTCTACAAGTTCTGAGCCTTTTGTAAAGTCCCATGTTGCTGGAACTGAAAACGCTGCTACAAATTTAGGGTCTCCTGTCATTTCTTCCCCAGCTCGTAAGATGACCGAACTACAACTTAATAAGACAGAGGATCAGAATACTTTGAGTTTGATGGCTACCGAATCTCCGGTCTTGAATAGAAACCCGACCTTCAGCAGTGGGCTGAACTTGACTTCCGATCCAAGGAAAGCAGTGGAAATTTCCGAAACTACCCTTGTCTCTCCG ATAGTGGTGGGATCTCCGTCTAAATCTAGCTTAGAGAAAACAGCTGCGAAGTCTTCGAAAAGAAAATCTGAGCGTAAACCCAGGCGAACACCTAAATCTGCAGGAAAAGAGACTTCTAGAAAAGGAAATAGTGTAAAGGGGGCTGCACCTTTTCAACATTTTCAAAGTGCAGGCAAAGCAAATGCTGTTAATCAGAATTCTGGTTCTTCTACTCAAATCACACACTCTACTGAGAAACAGCAAAGTCTTCAGACTCCTGTTCTTAATTCGTTTGGTACCCTTTCAGCCCCCACGACTAGTCTACCGGATATGAATTCGACTGCTCCCTCAAGCATTTTTCGTCGACCTTTCACTGACTCGCAACAAGTGCAACTACGTGCACAGATTTTTGTTTACGGTGGTCTGAT CCAAGGGACAGCACCCGATGAAGCGTATATGATATCTGCATTTGGTGGTGCAG ATGGTGGGAGAGGCACTTGGGAGAAAGCATGGCGTGCTTGTGCTGTAAGGGCTCAGAGAATGCGTGTTTCTAGTCCTGAAACGCCATTGCAATCACGTGCAG GGAAGACAGAGACCCCGTCAATGAGTCACACCAGTAGCAAAGCGAGTTCAGCGACGAAACCCATAATTCCACTCTCATCACCTTTATGGAGTTTGTCAACTCCCCTCGAAACTTTACAATCAAGAAGCATTCAGAGAGGTTCAGCTGCTGCACCACTGCCTTCTTCATCACATGCTCATCAAGCTGCATCGGTTACGAATATTGGACATAATACGGCTTGGATGTCCCCTCTCCCTTACCCCAACCCGTGGCTTGCTTCTCCGCAGACCAGTGGGTTCGATGTTGGTTCTCGTTTCCCCGTTTTCCCGATCACCGAATCTGTAAAATTGACACCCACAAAAGAATCGTCCTTGCCTTACTCTGGCGGTAAGCATGTTCTGAGTGGAACTTCTGGCAATATTTTCAAAGGGACACAAACACTTGAGCCAGCCAGTACAGTTGTAGCACCTGCTCAACACTCCACTGGGACGAAATCAAGGAAACGGAAGAAAATGCCAGTCTCTGTGGAGTCTGATCCAAGCATTTTGAATTCGCTACAGCAGACAGAAGTAGTTGTCTCACCTCTTGTTTCTATATCAACACCTGTACCTATTACAGCTGCTCCGGGTAGTCTGACTTCTAACGCAGGCACCCTGCCCAGTGTTGATTCCATCTCTGCAGTCCCTATGAACCTGGTATCTACGTTCCCTggaaagaaaatgaaatcatcTTTGCAATCCCCAATTTTTGGTGGTAACCTTGTATCTGAAGTTAAGCAGAGATCTGTGTTACCGGCAGATACCATTGATAAGCTTAATGAGGCTAAGATGCATGCAGAGGATGCTTCTGCTCTCGCTACTGCAGCCGTTAGTCACAGCGAATACGTATGGAAGCAGATAGAGCAACAGAGGCATGCTGGCCTCCAGCCAGAAACTCAAGGCAGATTAGCTTCCGCTGCTGTTGCCATAGCTGCTGCCGCTGCAGTGGCAAAGGCTGCAGCTGCCGCCGCCAATGTCGCAGCTAATGCGGCATTTCAGGCAAAATTAATGGCTGAAGAAGCATCCCTTCCTAGTGTTTCTTATCAGGGTAATGAACTCCACAAGTCAAATGATGTACTAACTCAAGGCCAGGGTACCCCTGCTTCTGTCTTGAAGGGTGAAGGTGCAGTGGTCAGCTCCAGTCCGTTCCTTAGTGCTGCCAGAGAGGCGGCTAAGAAGAGGGTCGAGGCTGCCACAGCGGCCACCAAACGAGCTGAAAATGTGGAGTCCATTGTTAAGGCAGCAGAACTGGCATCAGAGGCGGTTTCACAAGCTGGAATACTTGTTTCAATGGGTCATCCTCCGTCGCTCAATAAGCTGGTGGAGGTGGGTCCAAGTAATTATTGGAGGCAGGCTCAAGAATCTGAGAAAGTGCAGCCTTGTAAAGTGGGTGTATTAGAAAAAGAAACTGAGACTACTAGTGATAGAGGTTTTGCTAGTCCCAGCACTGCGCATACTGAGTTGGATGGCTCCGCGAGAACAGCTGATGGTCTAGGTCTAGGTCTAGGTCTAGGTCTAGGTCTAGTTTCTGCCACTGGAAAGAAAACAAATGGACAGAAAGGTCATATAAGTGCAGACGTGGCTAAACACACTGCTGGAGTTTTCGAGCCAGAAGTTGGGTCAAAATCTTCGATTGACACCCAGACTGAAAGTGAGCAGATTATGAGAAAAGCAAACGACGAGTGCATCAAGGAAGGTTCTCATGTAGAG GTTTTCAAGGAAGGACCTGAATTAAGAACCGCATGGTACTCTGCCAATGTATTGAGCTTAGAGGATGGGAAAGCTTATGTGCTGTTCAGTGACCTTTCTGTAGAACAAG GAACAGATAAGCTGAAGGAGTGGGTAGCCCTCAAAGGTGAAGGTGATGAGGCCCCGAAAATAAGAACTGCTCGTTCTATTACTGCCCTGCCATATGAAGGAACCAGGAAGAGGCGCAGAGCTGCCATTGGGGATCCTGTTTGGAAACTTGGAGATAGGGTAGACTCGTGGGTTCATGACAG TTGGTTGGAGGGTGTTATCACGGAGAAGAACAAAAATGATGAAAATACAGTGACTGTGCATTTTCCAG CACAAGGAGAGACTTTGACTATCAAAGCTTGGAATCTTCGTCCTTCTCTTGTATGGAAAGATGGAAGGTGGATTGAATGTTCTACTTCAGGAGAAAGCATCAGCTCGTCACATGAG GGTGATACTCCAAAGGAGAAGCGTCCTAGACTAGGAGCTCCAGCTCCTGTGGCTGAAGGAAAAGACACGAAAATGGAAACTGCCGTTGATCCGGATTTAGGCAAACCGCCTCAGACTGGTGTTCTTGACCTCGGTGTTTCAGAGACTACATTTAACATCGGGAGAAAGGAGGGCAATCCTGGTCCACTCCGAATGAAGAGAACCGGTTTGCAAACGCAGGGAGCAAAAGTGATCTATGGTGTCCCTAAACCTGGAAAGACAAGGAAGTTCATGGACGTGAGCAAACATTACGTTTCAGAGGCGAGCAATCAAACTCGGAAACAGAAGGAACCAGCTAAGGCTGTGAAACCAATTGTGCCCCAAAATCCAGGACCAGGGAGCTGGAGATTGCCTTCTAAACCGAGAGAAAAacagacaacaacaacaacgaagCCCAAGACTTTCAAACCTGCGCCCAAGACCAAAGAGAAGCCGGTTGCTGCACCTAGGATAATTCCCCGCAAGGACTCTCGTAATACAACATCCTTAAATATGGAATCTGAAGATGCCGTTGGTCAGAGTGGAGAGAACAAAGGTCCTGCATCAACTTCCAGGGATCCAGCCAAGGGAACAGGGGAAGAGCAAATCACATCATCTTCACAAGGCCAAGATAGTTCCTCCTCGACCACTACTGGGAAAGGGAAAGTGGCTCCTACTGCAGGGAGGTTACCCAAGATTGAAGAGGCCAAGGCGTTGGATGATAATTCTTCAAAAGCATCAGATGGAATGGAACCACGTAGGTCTGTCCGCAGGATTCAGCCAACTTCTAGA CTACTTGAAGGTCTGCAAACATCCATGATGACCTCAAAGATTCCTTCCATGTCACACAGCAGAAGTCACCAAAGTCAAAGGAAACAGTAA